The genomic region CATGCTAATGACCGAAAAGGCTTCCTCAGATGTAAATACAAAAGCCGTGAATTATTCCCCCTAAGTCTTCATCGGTATGGTCATACATATTTGATTTATCATGGCCCATATCATACCACTGTTCTAATGGCGAAAAAGGTCCACAAACATTGGAAAACGAAACCCATAAATCAGGCATATCTTTGTAATCGCTGGAATGTTCGTACATATCCGATGTAGTATTTCGATACCATTTTGTTGAAATGATAGGTTGAATCATTTACACTTAAGTCCATTGTATTTCCACAGCAAAGTAATGgttttaaaatagacatttaaTACGGCTTTAAAAgcgttatttttgcaaaaaatgaaCGGATATTTACTCgtctgaattaattttttttttaccaaatgaaACAGTTATACACGGACCTCTACGAAAGCCTGTAACACCCAACGGTGCAATGAAACATACCGTATGACAACGACACACACTATTAGGGATGCGGTAATCACCACGGCAGCGGCGACAATTCCTCCAATCAAACCCGCTGAAACACGTATAAACAAGCTTTATAAGTGTTGCAAGGATAATCTAATACATTAACAGGTCAACTGTTAACGATTATGAAATGCCTTCATCCACAGCAAAAGTGGAAGCCTTATATGAAGCCGCTGAAAAAATGTGCAACACAGTTTTATAATTCTTGCAAGGTCGATGTCATGCATTAACTGGTCAAATGTTAGCGTTTTTGAAAGGCCATCAGCATAAGCACACGTATAATTCTAATTTATGTACTCATTGACGAAACAGATATGTTAATCATCAACACACACATAATGACAAGAAGAATCAGATGCAAAGCAACTGTTATCAACACACACGCTTCTTGTAAACTGTCTGTTATATACTATTTAACATGAAATTAAGACGGTAAAAATAGGTCTGGACTTCGGTATCGTGCAAGTTTCAAATGTGCGTTGTCTAACAGACTAAAGCTAATATTACACCATTAAACTGGTTAAATGTAACCAGGTTCTGCATGTAatcttaattaaattaaatgacttAAATGAAGTATACGATTCATTACAAGAAAACGGCGACACATCTTCCGATCCAGTTCCTGACTTTGTCGTGCTTTCTGCAGGCGTTGATGTGTTCGACTTGCTAGGCAATGACACTGAATAAAACAagtagatatttttttattatagtatAACGTTCTGACAAAACAATTTCAcaatataacatgtactttttttcttattattCATAGAAAGAACAACTATAAGGGCTTTTTTTATATCTTCTTATAGAATGGCCGTGGAcagccatttcacaattttgacatagACATTTGACAAATCTAGCAAGGCCACAATATTTGACAAAACGGTCATTTTTAACTGTGAACATTGGACTTTTGGGGCTTCAaactgtcaaaaatggccatttcacaattcaaaattacaattttagTTAATTCTGAAAAATAAACAGTCATATCCTCTCGACCTATCCTGATAAACCTTCCGATTTTGGAAACTGAATATATTATGAGTTAGTAAATAAATGGGAATATTGGACAATATATTTGGTTTTACCAAAATTCCACTTAGCTTGAAATCCCGTTCCTTGTTCGGACCTATCCGAAGTATACACTATTGCCATTGCTTTTTGGGTTGAATTAAATGTCACCTGTCCGGACCCGCACACTGTTTTATTTGGTGGTCCATTTGTCAATGGTGCGTCGTAAATCTatgtcaaaagttaaaaaaaaagaatggcATATTTTGTGATCAGGCAATATGGTCAAGTTATTAACAGATACGATTATTCATAACTGAAGAGTCTTGTAACACCTTACCAGTTATCTCCTAGTACCAACCCGTCGTCGTTGTTAATCTTTAAACCATTCAACACAATGTGATTCACGGTAAAATTAGTGCATCGTGTATTGATTTAATTGCGCATATTTATTagcatattttttaaaagaaaactacTATTCAATATATTATAATCTTTTACATCATTAAGTTTCACTACGTCACCTTCAAACTGTCACATTCACAATCTGGACATTCTTCTATGTCAAACGAAATGTCAATTCGAATGACAGTGTTGTCAACTCCCTCTATCCTCCATATGCAATTTATGTCATAACTTCCACTGTCTATTGTAAAGTTGAGACTAAGTTCGGTTTGCATTAAACTGTCACCACAGTTAACTGGACCTAAGACGAAACGAAACTAATTATTTATAGGTCCATACATAGGTCTTAGtcaacattatatacatgtattgtcatgAACAGGTATATTTCAACAATAGCTTTCAAATTGCATATTTGAAAATATGTGTAGCATTGTTGGGTTTAAACATAAGTTCATTGTAAATTCACGTCCAATTCGTATCTCTGCACAAACTAGCAGTAACGAATgaacaaataatcaaacaaatgtATCTGTACAACAACTTGGATACTATAAATCTTACCTTTTTGACAGAAGAATGACAGCTTGAGATTACATGTTTCAGACTTTTCGTGTAGCGTTTGTTCACGCCGTTGTAGCTTGAAGCATTCGGTTGGTGTAGCCAACGGTCCttattaatttattgtaaaataaatatttgtacggATCAGTCTTTTTATTAACAGTTTCTGACTTAAGTTGTCAATAATACACTGCTGATAGAACAAACAtcaaacacattaattaaaatgatATTCGTATGAATACAAAAACATACGCTTACTTAATGATGACGTGTTTCTAGAAAGTCCTGTCCAAATGAAACGTCCCTTGTAATGTCCGTAAATATATTCGTACTGAGTTGATAAAGGAAACTTAAGAGAAAATTGTTCAACATAGTTTCGAACATCAGTCCATGTTCCAAATTTTTCATAAAACTGTGGCCTGTAAGAGGAATCTAAAACAGAAATGACGATTACAAGATCCACCACAAGCAAACATGTATCCCCCACAGGATCTTAAGCGACTTCTGCTTTACACTTGTTCTCTAAatagaaataatagaaaaattgCTCTATCCCTTAAAGACCTTCAAGTAAGGCCCATATCATACTTCAAGGACACCTGATATGTGCTATGTGTTGTGTAATTTGGATATGAAAACAACAACGCTTTCTAAGGGGTGTTATATCTTGTAAATGTAGTGATCATTATAACCCCTCCACcacaacaaatacatttttgtagCGGTGAACACATGACCCCGACACAATCTACTATGTTTATGAAACGGCCATCACCTAACAATTTCAAATGATACCATAATAAGGATACATGAATGTAAAGAGTAGTTTAAGATACCTCGTCCCATGTATACTCCAGTTAAGGTGCTGCTGCATGGCATTTGCTGTGCAGTTAACTGTTGTGGTTGTGTCATCCCTTGGACAATATAAAAGACTGCGACGCATTCAGACGAGCCATTTTCTGTAGCTGTAAGATCTTAAATTTACGTCGAATAGTTTGTGAAAACTTGGATCGGCAAATTTATATATTATGTGCAACATTTTTGTAACTACGTATACTGATATAGTGGTGAAATGTACTGTGCATAAAGGAGctaatataacatttttatatgaaTATCAAATTGATTTCAAACTTTTTCATTGTTCATAAACCACTGTGATATAATTCTGTTATTGTATTCAGACACTTATATATGCGAGTTGTCCACAACGTCCGCATCTATTCTATTTAACTTTTCTATTTATCAACCGAACTTAGTGATTTGAAAATtagatatattttcatttaaatctaAACAAGTATATAATGCAGGATCACAAATAAGTAAAACAGTGAAATGTTGACATTATTATATGTTATACTTGATTGTGTGATTTGGTATTGTATTAATATGTGATAATAGTTTGAGTGTACagtatatgcaaaacaatcaaGCGAACCAGATTGCATTAATTTAAAAACGCGTTTAATGTCAGTAATTgcttttcttgattgttttaataaagtTTCACTAAATAATATTTAGTGTTAGTTATACACGTGAGTTTTGTTGCGTTGGCAGTAAACCACTCTTGCTAATACACGCACACCATGATAATCGTTCGAAGAAACAACTATCAAtggaaaaatattttgaaaaaaaaacaacagcaacaaaacagcaaacaaacaaaccaaacatGCAATTATTCAAAGTAACATAcctaaacatttaaaaacatcaCACCTAGCCTCAAAACCATCTATATCAAAGCACCAGGGTGCACCATATCCACGCGGATCTCTGCAATTATTTTTGGCATCGTTTGCAGAACCATCGGGAAAGGTGCTGTGTTTTAATGAGGTTTGATTCCAAGGCAAACATGAAGATCCGAATATGCTTTGAGTGAGTGTCCCATTCCAAGATTCGGATGACGTGTAGCAAAAGTCTGAAGAAGTGCGTTTTTTATCAACCAAGTTGGTAGCGttcaaaaagaaatacaaaacatcaacCACACATGTATACTTGAATATTTCAAATACATATGTTGTTTGATTGaaatgaatattttacaaaagtCGAGTTAACTTTTGTCAGTACActacattttaatgtttgatatGCAACACACTTACTGTTTTTATACACAGTATACGCAAAGTTCCCTCCACACGTTTCGTCAGTGTTGCCGTCGCAATGGTATGAACATGAATCATTGGACGAAAAAACGTCATTCAAACACACACAATTGCGTTTCTACAAGAAAAAAGATTTTAACTAGAACATgaattcaataaaatgttttaaggTAAAACTCGTAAGTTCAGCACAGCATCTCACCTTTGCATATACGCACTTCCATGCAATAATTGTATAATAAAGGTAACGTAATGTGGAAATAATTGATCCTTTTTCGAAATTTTAAGCAGAACATGTTATAAGCCATATTTACTTTCATCCTTTCCGTTTTAGCATTTGGACGTCAACATCTGGGTATGTTCTACTCGACGTAAGTTAGAATTTCCTCATAATAACAACAATTACTAGTTAAATTATGACAGTTGTACTAAATTGTCCTTTTATCAAAATCTGTACTTTTATAATTCATCGCTGCATAAATCaatgaataatacaatttaattttacattttatttacttacTTAATTGTCTTTTGGAGCTACAATTTACATTATGCAACTATGTAGGTCCTATTGAGAAGCGCAGTTTCTAGAATTTTAGttcttttctttaaatacaaatgtacaaaGCTATAATTGATTAGATACTGAACATGTCGCTCTGATTCTGGCGGGTCCTACGTCGGCTCATAATTATAAGACTTAAAGCCATTGCAAACTACATTATTGGTGTTGAATTAACATTATATGGGATAAAAAGATGGATATGATGGCTCTAAAGCGCCTCTCTGGGTTCAAGGCACACCAATTCCTCGAGACTTTTCAGGTTGACGTAGTTTAATGAACTCACTTTACCCTGTTTCAAAGATGGCTTGGTATTGTAAATATCATGTTCACGTCTCTCCAAGCGTTAGTACCATATGTTCTTTGAAACtggtaaaactatttaaaaacttgTGAGCTAGTTTTTGGAGCACGTGACACCGATTCGAACTTTTCAGATATGTTTCAAACATAAACATGCCGGCCAAGATTCATCAATATAGAGTAATGAATGTCGTCTCTTTAgtggtatcatgatttttttagaTTTGATAGGATACTTTAGTTTTCtcacccatattcgaacttttcctagttattgtcaagataaacactctgTGACCATGTTTTATCGAGATTAAGTAATAAATGTTGCTGTTAGATTGCAAACTAGTTTTTGTAATGCTTTAAGTGTTTGGTCGAATGTGACACAGATTCAAACTTGTCGTAAAtttattattaagaaaaaaaatgtggccaagtttcatcaagctttAGTGATAATTCTGGCTTCCAGAGTGGTCAGGTTTTCTAAGAGTTTACCTAGATTTGGGTCGCACGTATTGTGGATTTAAACTTTGCCAACATATTCTGAAGATGAAACTATGAACACGCCAAATTAAAATTGAGTATTAAATGCGGTATGTGACGTGTACATAATTGCTTTTAACAAGATTTGATAAGGTGGCGGAGGTTTTGGACGCACGTGACCCAAATACAgactagatattgtcaagataaaaaatctgacaaatatttaatgaaaattaagTCATTAATTGTTCATTCTAGGTTGGTGACAAGGTTTTTAATActtgacctgatgacctagttttgGGATGCACGTGACTCAGATTCAATATATAGCTAGTTATTGCCATGATAAAAAAAGTTTTAGCAAGTTTGAGTCATAAATGTCACAATTTGAGTTATAACACTGTTTGTCTAGGATTTGACATAATAAACAAGATTATGAAGCACGTAATCCTTGATATTGTAAAAACATGCTGAGTTGGTTTCATCTCAATTGGATGACAAATGTGGTTATTAAATGAAAGTTGAGGACGCACACCTAAAGCCGCAGTACGATGGACACAGGGAATAGAGTGATTATAATAAGTTACCGCGAGCACTTTGTGCTTCCGTGAAATGAAAATAAGTGCTGTCACTTTCCCAAAATAATGACATAGACGTTAAAAATTGGGAAAAACTGGTAAGTTTTATTTATTCCTAAAACAACAGAAGTCTAAATGCCTCATgttgataaaataatttttacttcAGCCAATTCATTTTAAAAGTTATGCTTTGCGAAATAAAAAAGGCAATGACTCAATTAAAATCAAAGAACAAATTCTTGTGCTTGAACTCCCACTTCCTCTAAAATTCTTTTATcattaaattaagttttattaaattttcttttacatttatttagcTTTGATGTGCACATAAAATGACACTATGCAAAAGGTTTATTCTCAAGAAAATAACAAGGGGcattcattaaaaacaacaacaagaaagttatttttcgCGCACTCTGCACTTATCCCCAACGTTCTATGAAAAGCTATGAAGTACAATCCtaataaattgtaatggaattttTGAATGCACACAAAATTAGCAATTGCAATAAATGTGGTACCTCACtctaaattttcgtttaaagccctttataaatattaaaaatttaatttgaaCCCACTCAACTTTTTTAGATATATGCTTTAAAATTACAGAATTATATTATTTGCAGAGAAAATATGCAGAGGGAAAAACTCCAAAACTACTTAAGAAAGAGCTATGATTCCTGTACTTTGAAATTCCTCGTAATGTCTTCTATCGATCTTTGAAGTGCTAACTTTTATCCATATAATACGTATGAATGTTTACTTGGCACATACTATACGAGTACATACGAGTAGCCTTGTAAAAACATTCTTATTAACGTAAAATATGCTAAAATAGCAACATGAATATATCCAAACAAATTTAACACCATTTGCATGATTTATGACAATGCATTACTGAATAGTATTTAATTCTGAAACTGTCTTAGGCTTTTCTCTCTAACTCTAATTGAAGGAATTTTAGTACGTTTGCTATTAACGtttaagtgttgcaagtattttCATGCCAAGATTTAACCTTTTAAGATATTAAATCGTATACACTATTTTTTATGTGCTTATAGTTTTAATGTGGCATATACTAATTGTCAATAAGGCTTACCTGAAGTCCAAAGTAATTGTAACCAGAACACACGTTTTGGCAAATCTTCTGCTGATTGTTCTTTACTATGTATTTCATTTGCGGATGAACATAGTATTCACTTGTACAACCTTAAGAAACAAAAAGTAAATTACCTGTACAATAAATTTGTGTAAGATATATGTATATACCTTTACatttttatcaatgaataaaTAACACTCTACAAAATATATCGATTAATGACTGTGCTGTCAATTTTTAATTACTTTGCCGAATAAAAACTGACATACTACATTGTAATTAAAGCCTCCGATATTATTGATATTTGAATAGTGATTCAGTTTAATTTACCTTTGAGGAAAACCCACGGTGTGAAgtattttcgtacccatatttctGATATTGTGTTAGCCTCCATCCACTCACTTATGCTCTCTCTATATGTGTCTAAGTAATCCAAGTCTGGTTCCATGAGTTTGCCACCGTTTCGTTCACATTCTTTATTGGCTAACTCCCATGAAACCGGGCTGGTAATTAGCACCGGTTTGGTAAATACTATACATAAAacgaaatgtattttttattggttAAATATATAAAGATGCACGACTTTTTATAAGCCTAGTTTATTACTATGGTGAGTCAGCTGAGATAAAGTATGGCATTTAATAAGTGGAATATCCCACGGAGAGACCAGGCATGTCTTAAACTGTTCCTTTAAGTACATGAGTGTGAAAACTGTTAAAAGTTaattaattatgttgttttagCTTAGATAACAGTAAGCATTTATTGAACCGATTGCCATGTTCATTCAAATGCACTTTTAAAGCACcatttttattattcaaaatctTCAAAACGGTTCAAGATATCAAATTCAAATTTCACACAATTTTGTGTGagaacattttctaaaaaaatgaattaaGGTTATTCATCCATGAATCTGTGATGTGTTTGATACCACATGCGATGAGTTTTCAGGTTGAAGGATGCaaactaaattgattttcttcaTCTTAGAATTGTTTTCTTAGGATAACATGatcaatttttagctccactggccagaggccagcggggcttatgtcatggtcctgtgtccgtcgtgcgtgcgtgcgtccgtgcgtgcgttaacttttgctttaaacatcttcttctcctaaagtacAAGTCAAATTCTGATCAAACTTCTctcaaatgttcctggggtgaatctctttcaaatttgttcaaattatgcccctggggtcaaatttgaccccgccccggggtcaataaattgaacatatgcttatataaaggctattttgtgcaaactttaaaaatctttctgtcataACCTTTGAGCCTAGtactaccacatttggtatgtagtgacatttaatagttctctactttttttgttcaaattatgcctctggggtcaaatttgaccctgccctgggggtcacaaaaatgaacatatgcttatataaagcctattttgtgcaaactttaaaaatctttttgtccataaccgtagggccttgggctaccaaattcggtatgtagtgacatctaatagttctctacttagtttgttcaaattatgcccctggggtcaaatttgaccctgccccggggtcacaaaaatgaacatacgctttaataaggcctattttgtgcaaactttaaacatcttattgtccataaccgtatggcatagggctaccaaatttagtatgtaatgacatctaatagtcctctaccaagtttgttcaaattaagcccctgggatcaaatttgaccattccccaggggtcacacaattgaacatatgctaatattgtgcctattttgtgcaaactttaaaaatctacttgtccataaccattggacctatttctaccaaatttggtatgtattaaaatcttaaagttttctaccaagttttttcaaattatgcccctggggttaaatttgaccctgccccgggtgtcacaaaaatgaacatatgcttaaataaggcctatttaaCACCgcagtaacgttttccatatataaaaatgctcaccctttcaactttaagcgcccagtgggacgagggatagaaagagaaagtcaaatgcttgagtacatttcaacccatgcgcattgcacgctttttttgcataaaaaaacaatggagcgatacagggccattatggccctcttgttttatttgctcTTATATTCTATCAAAAATGTGTCAGTAATAAGACCAGTGCATACTTAAATAGTGCATGTTCGTTTTAGATTAATTGTTTAAGAATTTTCATTGAAAGTAAACATTTTTAGATTAAGTCATTTTGTGACTTTTTATTTTATAGTGATAGTGATCGTTTAATGATAATAAATTGAATTTCGGATCAATTACAAtaatatttctatgaaataatgaGCGAAGATTTTTTTTgcatataaatattcaaaattttatCGAACTGCGTTTTCAAATGAGAGAGAAATTATGACAAATGTAAGTATTGCCTTAAAAGTGCATTTTATAGTATTGTTTTCactaatgaataaaacatttaaatgttatcAGATATTTAAGTGAAAGTGATTTAAGTACAACTGAGGAAAAGTTGGATACCAAATTGGGAAATTTGCCACATTTAAACAGATTAACTGTCTTTAACATCGGATAACATAACTGCATGTATATACCTTTCCAATAGAGATTAAAACCACTAAGATTTGTATAGTGATTTGTAACAAATACTATGGAAGCATTTTGACTTTGAGTAATCACTTTTTCTGGTATTTTTGACCCACAATATTTTGATGAAGAACCATTTCCATGTCGAATCTGTAAATAATAGGAAAAATGCTATAAAGTATTCCATCCCATTCCAAAAGAAATACTGACAAGACACAACTATCAACGACAATCATAAAAGCACCGTATGAAATAGACAGTTCTCTGACAAGACGACGAACATATTATACATGTCATGCAAATCTCATGGCATATACATACTTTGAAATGATATATCATATCCTAATTAGATTCAATACATAGATTAAACGACTCAATTGTTATACCTCAATGTACTCCTCGCCGCAACCAGTTTGATTTCCGAGTGAGAAGTTTTTAAAGCCAATCACAAGTCTACTACCGATGGCGCCCTCTATTCTCCAAACACAAGAGAGATTGTATCCATTGTTGGAAGAATAATTTGAACTATTTATCTCcccataatttgatttaaatgtgCCGCCACACGATGTCGCTGAAAAAATAGAATAGCTGACAGCATCCTGCCACAAATATCCGAATACCTATTGATTTAGAATATAACAAAGCCTTTcttattgttttttaggtttttaaatgaCTGAATTTACATAATTTTGTGCCAAACAGCATCAGTTTATGAGGATCTGTGTTCGTGATcgaacaatttttatttattttgccttcgATGTGTGTCCCCCGatatattacatttttgtttgttatgaaacATGTCCAAAACATGATATGGTCACATTATTCGCAAAACAAGACGGAAATTTCAATCAATTGTGTATTAGATCATATACTCACCATCAACAGTAATCACATATGCTGACCAAACGAGCACATTTACAATGAAGGACGGTATCATGGTCTGCAAgaaaaacatatgcatacatgtatagtcttactattcaattacatgtataaataatataaaacaacatttcataAGAACTGCGCTTACTTACTTTAATAGCAAAACAATGCATCATTGTTTTCTTCAATCCAAACACATTACAAACAGGATGTTGTTATTTACAAGTTCAATCAGCGTCAAGTAATTTTTTAAGTCACGCACCATATGAACAGTCGTCGCATTTAATCCAGGTTGATACGATGATTTCACTTCCGCAATTTATCCAATACTACTACATCAGCTGAACAGTACATATTAGCCGAatgtgaaataaatttaaaaaagaaacactaCGTACAACATTGTTTGCAATTTTTGTACGATCAATATTGTAACTTTGTGTAAGTGACTCATTGATCCGATATTTAAATGATCAGGGCGACTCACACCCACTTGAATTTAAATGTCGTTTGCTATCACTTCATCAACGCGAACACTATTACCGTTTAACATATCAAGATCAAAGCAATACCACTTGCTATACCTTTAAAAACGCTCATTTACATTACA from Dreissena polymorpha isolate Duluth1 chromosome 5, UMN_Dpol_1.0, whole genome shotgun sequence harbors:
- the LOC127832691 gene encoding uncharacterized protein LOC127832691 encodes the protein MQTELSLNFTIDSGSYDINCIWRIEGVDNTVIRIDISFDIEECPDCECDSLKIYDAPLTNGPPNKTVCGSGQVTFNSTQKAMAIVYTSDRSEQGTGFQAKWNFVSLPSKSNTSTPAESTTKSGTGSEDVSPFSSGLIGGIVAAAVVITASLIVCVVVIRRKCNGTQETESNYQVLNMRPVGAISGNPLDQDEHLYRTCSNTEQLPEPRDAATSNPVAIECDRQLPISIRNTNDNVYYNTRGEEAQYDYCA